One Nicotiana sylvestris chromosome 12, ASM39365v2, whole genome shotgun sequence genomic window carries:
- the LOC138883176 gene encoding uncharacterized protein — translation MVEGSRQWHEKLPFMLLGYHTTVRTSVRATPYLLVYGTEAVIPTEIEILSIRIVAEAEIDDVEWVKTRLEQLSLIDKKRLEADNRLMTVKGSLSSSRLFEFMQFLPKQGFELFWYTVPLDSSSTLLLVTVAGFLIISLSFSSHFQVPKRVIKEK, via the exons atggtggaaggttctaggcagtggcatgaaaagctgccattTATGTTgctgggttatcacactactgtccgcacttcagtaagagctactccttatttgttggtatatggcacggaggcagtaatacccacaGAAATTGAAATCTTATCCATTCGAATTgttgctgaggcagaaattgatgacgttgaatgggtcaaaacccgcttagaGCAGTTAAGTCTGATTGacaaaaagagattggaagca GACAACCGATTAATGACCGTCAAAGGTTCACTTTCTTCTTCAAGGTTGTTCGAGTTCATGCAGTTCTTGCCGAAGCAG GGTTTTGAGCTGTTTTGGTACACTGTTCCCTTGGATTCGAGTTCCACTTTGCTgcttgttactgttgctgggtttCTGATTATCTCGTTGTCGTTTTCTTCACATTTTCAG gttccaaagagggtaatcaaagaaaagtaa